One Candidatus Aminicenantes bacterium DNA segment encodes these proteins:
- a CDS encoding FumA C-terminus/TtdB family hydratase beta subunit: MSPSPTDPVFDYGPDKAAYRKVAGSGARRVVCGGRAYWSIPAGVLTRLAREAFEDLAFYLRPSFLEKLAAILKDPAASDNDRFVARALLRNAVIAAEGELPLCQDTGTINVFGRKGHRVLTDGQDEEALVRGAAGVYRERNLRYSIMAPATVLDETNTGSNLPAQVDLAAAEGVEYKFLFMAKGGGSSNKTLLFQETKALLNEKSLQAFLVEKIAALGVAACPPYRVAVVVGGLSPEMTLKTVKLATAGYLDGLPRRGSKRGGAFRDRAWEERMLAIARETGLGAQFGGRHLAHETRFIRLPRHAGSCPVAIGVGCNADRNLKAKITAEGVFLEAVERNPARFLTGAEAGAPAGTPVDLNRPMPEILKALAALPVGTLVRLSGPLVVARDIAHARLKEQLDKAGSVPDYLKKHPVYYAGPAKTPRGYASGSFGPTTAQRMDVYLADLMKAGGSLVTLAKGNRAAGVTEACKTFGGFYLGTIGGAAALMAKEFIVASEVIDYADLGMEAVRRIVVKDLPAFVVCDDKGGNLYARRA; this comes from the coding sequence ATGAGCCCATCTCCGACCGATCCCGTCTTTGATTATGGTCCGGACAAGGCCGCCTACCGCAAGGTCGCGGGTTCCGGCGCCCGCCGGGTCGTCTGCGGCGGCCGCGCCTATTGGAGCATCCCGGCCGGCGTCCTGACCCGCCTGGCCCGCGAGGCCTTCGAGGACCTCGCTTTCTACCTGCGGCCGTCGTTCCTGGAGAAGCTGGCCGCGATCCTCAAGGACCCCGCCGCCTCCGACAACGACCGTTTCGTGGCCCGGGCGCTCCTGCGCAACGCCGTGATCGCCGCCGAGGGCGAACTGCCTTTATGTCAGGACACGGGGACGATCAACGTCTTCGGCCGCAAAGGCCATCGCGTCCTGACCGACGGCCAGGACGAGGAGGCTTTGGTCCGCGGCGCGGCCGGCGTTTACCGGGAGCGCAATCTGCGCTATTCGATCATGGCCCCTGCGACCGTCCTGGACGAAACCAACACCGGCTCCAACCTGCCCGCCCAAGTCGACCTGGCGGCGGCCGAGGGAGTCGAATACAAGTTTCTCTTTATGGCCAAGGGAGGCGGCTCCTCGAACAAGACTTTGCTCTTTCAAGAGACCAAGGCCCTGCTCAACGAGAAAAGCCTGCAGGCGTTCCTGGTCGAGAAGATCGCGGCCCTCGGGGTCGCGGCCTGCCCGCCCTATCGGGTCGCGGTCGTCGTCGGCGGGCTCTCGCCCGAAATGACGCTCAAGACCGTCAAGCTTGCTACGGCCGGCTACCTGGACGGCCTGCCGCGGCGCGGCTCGAAACGGGGCGGCGCCTTCCGCGATCGGGCCTGGGAAGAGCGAATGCTCGCGATCGCCCGCGAGACCGGCCTGGGGGCCCAGTTCGGCGGCCGCCACCTGGCCCATGAGACCCGCTTCATCCGCCTGCCCCGCCATGCCGGCTCCTGCCCGGTCGCGATCGGGGTGGGCTGCAACGCCGACCGGAACCTCAAGGCCAAGATCACGGCCGAGGGCGTCTTCCTAGAGGCTGTCGAGCGCAACCCTGCCCGATTCCTCACCGGCGCCGAAGCAGGGGCGCCCGCGGGTACTCCCGTCGATCTCAACCGGCCCATGCCCGAAATCCTGAAAGCCCTGGCCGCTCTGCCCGTCGGGACGCTGGTCCGGCTGTCCGGCCCTCTCGTCGTAGCCCGCGACATCGCTCATGCCCGATTGAAAGAGCAGCTCGATAAGGCGGGCAGCGTCCCTGACTATCTGAAAAAGCACCCCGTTTACTACGCGGGCCCGGCCAAAACGCCGCGCGGATACGCCTCGGGCAGCTTCGGGCCGACCACGGCCCAGCGGATGGATGTCTACCTGGCCGACCTCATGAAGGCGGGCGGCTCGCTCGTGACTCTGGCCAAGGGCAATCGCGCGGCAGGCGTCACCGAGGCCTGCAAGACCTTCGGCGGCTTCTATTTGGGGACGATCGGCGGTGCCGCGGCCCTGATGGCCAAGGAGTTCATCGTCGCCTCCGAAGTCATCGATTACGCCGATCTGGGCATGGAAGCCGTGCGCCGCATCGTCGTCAAGGATTTGCCGGCCTTCGTCGTCTGCGACGACAAGGGCGGCAACCTCTACGCGCGGCGAGCTTGA
- a CDS encoding serine hydrolase, whose protein sequence is MKTHVYWKSNLPGRILGAGFFIAITVMISCTPIATTTAPQESVPASANDSHASYGAWMTIDGQTRQYPEIREKLLNIMEEYGISGLAIAVSQNPRETPLSYSTRYMIDLGYENPSTQKPIDENTLFRVDRLGQAVLGYSVFKLVDDGLFDMNRPLQSYLPKPLPEYPPFQDLKNDSRYKRLTARQILIHQSGLINSRKARSDNRLNFEKSPGGSFGYSEEGIGLLRFVLAETFGKKFNEIARSNVFDALSLKTMGFELEPRFQSHLALAPDNKESVTNVTAEPSTAFYATASDFNKFLNTVIFGGGRFLKPMQSLPYYYSQIGIHSMTIYSPQRSHPLPNLPSEMGWAFGRIIYHGKDTKIGIMGERTPTSEYCAVTISGTAVTISGTPGPMTAITIFLVGNLRQSVTGLILKEIIGDISPPLEWLGF, encoded by the coding sequence ATGAAAACGCATGTCTATTGGAAATCCAATCTTCCAGGAAGAATTCTTGGGGCAGGATTTTTCATCGCTATAACGGTGATGATCTCTTGCACTCCTATCGCCACTACGACAGCGCCGCAAGAAAGTGTTCCCGCCTCGGCAAACGATAGCCATGCATCATATGGGGCATGGATGACTATAGATGGCCAAACTCGGCAATATCCCGAGATACGGGAAAAGCTGCTGAACATCATGGAAGAATACGGCATTTCCGGATTAGCGATCGCCGTATCGCAAAACCCGAGAGAAACCCCTCTCTCCTATTCGACGAGATACATGATCGATCTCGGATATGAGAATCCCTCCACTCAAAAACCGATCGATGAAAATACCCTCTTCCGCGTCGATCGACTCGGGCAAGCCGTTCTCGGCTATTCGGTCTTTAAACTTGTCGACGACGGCTTGTTTGATATGAACAGGCCTCTTCAAAGCTACCTCCCGAAGCCCCTTCCGGAATATCCGCCATTCCAAGATTTAAAAAACGATTCCCGTTATAAGCGGCTCACCGCACGACAGATCCTGATCCATCAAAGCGGTCTCATCAACTCGCGAAAGGCCCGATCCGACAACCGCTTGAACTTTGAAAAATCTCCGGGGGGTTCGTTTGGCTACTCGGAGGAAGGGATCGGGCTCTTGCGCTTTGTATTGGCTGAGACATTCGGCAAGAAATTCAATGAAATCGCCAGATCCAATGTCTTTGACGCCCTTTCGTTGAAGACGATGGGCTTTGAGCTGGAGCCTCGTTTTCAAAGTCATCTCGCTTTGGCCCCGGACAATAAAGAGTCGGTTACTAATGTTACCGCTGAACCTTCAACGGCGTTCTATGCGACGGCCTCGGATTTCAATAAATTCTTGAACACCGTCATATTCGGCGGGGGGCGGTTCTTGAAACCCATGCAAAGCCTGCCCTATTACTATAGTCAAATCGGCATCCACAGTATGACTATCTATTCGCCCCAACGTTCACATCCTCTCCCAAACCTTCCTTCTGAAATGGGTTGGGCATTCGGTCGGATCATCTACCACGGTAAAGACACCAAAATCGGAATCATGGGGGAACGAACCCCAACATCCGAGTACTGCGCGGTAACCATTTCCGGCACGGCGGTAACCATTTCCGGTACGCCTGGCCCGATGACCGCCATCACTATTTTTCTGGTTGGAAATCTGCGTCAATCGGTCACCGGTTTGATTCTCAAAGAGATCATCGGCGACATTTCTCCGCCCCTGGAATGGCTCGGCTTCTAA